One Acidobacteriota bacterium genomic window carries:
- a CDS encoding esterase-like activity of phytase family protein: protein MIRRNSTPTRRSIVSTSLAGLAVLAAFALCTALPAAAAGVGALEFLGRSVVEVEPGPGMELVEPLGGLSGLTYDPARSSRGDGPSRYYSISDDASVHAPARFYTLEVQLTDGKLEEGGVRAVESTVLKDLNGEPFPRYAIDGEGIALAVDGTLFISSEGHVNTGVGPFLRRFSLAGESLEALPLPDYYQPESGTMGIRHNLGFEALTMEPAGLNLWSGIENALVQDGPEAVPGGASASRILRFDLGVGSGGTGAAPGSRLGGEYVYWNDPVVEDSEAPDAIEVNGLVELTALGSGELLALERSYSSGGINHIRLYEVDVQGADRVSGPQVDAALAQPVRKELLLDLTALGIPLDNLEGMTFGPSLPDGRRLLLLVSDDNFSDQQVTHVLAFAVTLGEVKVAQVQGAGHRSPMEGQWLHRVRGVVTAVEPPPRRSSSEDGEPREPDVTFWIQSLDPDDDPATSEGLRIVAAPGVLPQSAMPQGALPDAGSAEAAVRAGDVVEISGRVAEIAYPGELPITTLEASVIHRPSRDNPPPQPVVLGEGGRMPPSRIFDADALEEYRPTEDGLDFFESLEGMRVMVREPVVVGPTTYRGGFVVVGDDGRHAEPRTHRGGLSLLPEDFNPERILVDTNLVDEVPDLAVGDRLLGPVIGVVAYRFGEWRVWATEPLPPVDDVVVDDASVDDGESVDEPPAAEPAREVTTLRGDDSHLTVATFNVLNLDPQDPSKQFEGLARTIAQELGAPDVVALQEIQDDDGPVDNGLVTARRTLKLLIDSIFEAGGPVYDFRQIDPENNADGGQPGGNIRVAYLFNPQRVRFVDRGDAGPRDATAIQATDDGPRLTLSPGRVAPLAPSFDGDEEKGWEGGRRSLAAEMLFTPGTGREERFFLINNHWKSKRGDDRLGGSRQPPVPGTEVQRAAQAQVISDFVEELLAADPQAAVIVLGDLNEHEFRSPLAVLAESGLVNLVPQIEQEDRYTYNYLGNSQVLDHILVSPRLAAQDPQVDIIHANADYPDSEAASDHDPIVARVRVVGE, encoded by the coding sequence GTGATCCGACGCAATTCCACCCCCACCCGTCGCTCCATCGTTTCGACTTCGCTGGCCGGCCTCGCCGTGCTGGCAGCCTTCGCTTTGTGCACCGCCCTGCCCGCCGCGGCCGCAGGGGTGGGAGCGTTGGAGTTCCTGGGGCGGTCAGTGGTGGAGGTCGAGCCCGGGCCGGGGATGGAGCTGGTGGAACCTCTGGGCGGACTTTCGGGCCTCACCTACGACCCGGCCAGGTCGAGCCGAGGCGATGGCCCCAGTCGCTACTACAGCATCAGCGACGACGCCAGCGTCCACGCGCCGGCGCGCTTCTACACCCTCGAGGTTCAGCTCACCGACGGCAAGCTCGAGGAGGGCGGGGTGCGGGCGGTGGAGAGCACGGTGCTGAAGGATCTCAACGGCGAGCCTTTCCCGCGCTACGCCATCGACGGTGAAGGCATCGCCCTGGCCGTCGACGGCACCCTCTTTATCTCCTCCGAAGGTCATGTCAACACCGGCGTCGGCCCCTTCCTGCGTCGCTTCTCCCTCGCCGGGGAGAGCCTCGAAGCCCTGCCCCTGCCGGACTACTACCAGCCGGAGTCAGGCACGATGGGTATTCGGCACAACCTGGGTTTCGAGGCGCTGACCATGGAGCCGGCTGGCCTCAACCTGTGGTCGGGAATCGAGAACGCCCTGGTGCAGGACGGCCCGGAGGCGGTGCCCGGGGGGGCCAGCGCTTCTCGCATCCTGCGCTTTGATCTGGGCGTGGGGTCCGGAGGGACGGGCGCTGCGCCGGGGAGCCGGCTAGGGGGGGAGTATGTCTATTGGAACGATCCGGTGGTGGAGGACAGTGAAGCTCCCGACGCCATCGAGGTCAACGGTCTGGTGGAGCTGACGGCCCTGGGCTCCGGCGAGTTGTTGGCGCTAGAGCGTTCCTATTCTTCTGGCGGCATCAACCACATCCGTCTCTACGAGGTCGATGTCCAGGGAGCTGATCGGGTCTCCGGCCCGCAGGTGGATGCGGCGCTGGCCCAGCCGGTGAGGAAGGAGCTGCTCCTCGATCTCACGGCCCTGGGCATTCCCCTTGACAATCTGGAGGGCATGACCTTCGGACCCTCTCTCCCGGACGGCCGGCGGCTGCTCCTCCTGGTCAGCGACGACAACTTCAGCGACCAGCAGGTCACCCACGTCCTCGCCTTCGCCGTGACCCTGGGAGAAGTGAAGGTGGCGCAGGTGCAGGGAGCGGGGCATCGCTCGCCCATGGAAGGCCAGTGGCTGCACCGAGTCCGCGGCGTGGTCACCGCCGTCGAGCCCCCGCCCCGCCGCTCTTCCTCCGAGGACGGAGAGCCCCGGGAACCGGACGTGACCTTCTGGATCCAAAGCCTCGACCCCGACGACGACCCCGCCACTTCCGAGGGATTGCGCATCGTCGCCGCCCCCGGGGTGCTGCCCCAGAGCGCGATGCCCCAGGGAGCCTTGCCGGACGCTGGGTCAGCGGAGGCCGCGGTGCGTGCTGGGGACGTGGTGGAGATCTCCGGCCGGGTAGCGGAGATCGCTTACCCCGGTGAGCTCCCCATCACCACCCTCGAAGCTTCCGTCATCCACCGCCCAAGCCGTGACAACCCGCCGCCCCAGCCGGTGGTGCTGGGGGAGGGCGGCCGCATGCCCCCCAGCCGCATTTTCGACGCCGACGCCCTGGAGGAATACCGCCCCACCGAGGACGGCCTCGACTTCTTCGAGAGCCTCGAGGGCATGCGGGTCATGGTGCGCGAGCCGGTGGTGGTGGGCCCCACCACCTACCGCGGCGGCTTTGTGGTGGTGGGCGACGACGGCCGCCACGCCGAGCCCCGCACCCATCGCGGCGGCCTCTCGCTGCTGCCGGAGGACTTCAACCCCGAGCGCATCCTGGTGGATACCAACCTGGTGGACGAGGTACCGGACCTGGCGGTGGGAGATCGCCTCCTCGGTCCGGTCATCGGCGTCGTGGCCTACCGCTTCGGTGAGTGGCGGGTGTGGGCGACGGAGCCCCTGCCCCCGGTCGATGATGTGGTGGTCGACGATGCTTCGGTCGACGATGGGGAGTCCGTCGATGAGCCCCCCGCCGCCGAGCCCGCCCGAGAGGTGACCACTCTCCGTGGCGACGACTCCCACCTCACCGTGGCCACCTTCAACGTTCTCAACCTCGATCCCCAGGATCCGTCGAAGCAATTCGAAGGCTTGGCGCGCACCATCGCCCAGGAGCTGGGCGCCCCCGACGTCGTCGCCCTGCAGGAGATCCAGGACGATGACGGCCCGGTGGACAACGGCCTGGTCACCGCCCGCCGCACCCTGAAGCTGCTCATCGATTCGATCTTCGAAGCCGGCGGCCCCGTCTACGACTTCCGCCAGATCGATCCCGAAAACAACGCCGACGGTGGCCAGCCCGGCGGCAACATCCGCGTCGCCTACCTCTTCAACCCCCAGCGGGTCCGCTTTGTCGACCGTGGCGACGCCGGCCCCCGGGACGCCACGGCGATCCAGGCCACCGACGACGGCCCCCGCCTCACCTTGAGCCCCGGCCGCGTCGCTCCCCTCGCCCCCTCCTTCGACGGCGACGAGGAAAAGGGCTGGGAAGGCGGCCGCCGCTCCCTGGCTGCGGAGATGCTCTTCACCCCCGGCACCGGCCGCGAGGAGCGCTTCTTCCTGATCAACAATCACTGGAAGTCCAAGCGCGGCGACGACCGCCTCGGCGGCAGCCGCCAACCCCCCGTCCCCGGCACCGAAGTCCAACGCGCCGCCCAGGCCCAGGTCATCTCCGACTTCGTGGAAGAGCTCCTCGCCGCCGACCCCCAAGCCGCCGTCATCGTCCTCGGTGACCTCAACGAGCACGAATTCCGCTCCCCCCTGGCGGTGCTGGCGGA